One Streptomyces umbrinus genomic window, TCCACCCCACTCGTCGGCGCTGATGTGTCAAAGCCCGCATGCCCTGCTTCGGGCCGCCCACTCCCTTCGCGAGGTACTAGAAAGCAGACGCCGGGAGGATCTGGCCGGAAGTCGCCCCTTTGTTCCCTCTCTTGAGGGGGTTTCGGGCGGGTGCCGACCATGGGCGAGGCCTGGCCGGAGCCGTGGCGGGGCGAGAAACTCGCCGCCACGCCGTGCAGTCGATTTCGAGCAGCGGTGTTTTTCCTCGGGATGCCCGGGCAAGCGGAATTTCGTGCTTCGGACCGGAGGCACGTCCGTAGGAGCGAGTAGGTGTGAGCTCCGGGGGTCTCCGGGCGGCTCGGGCGGCACTCCTCCTGCGGCATTCCCCCGCAAGCCAATGTTCAGGAGCGAATCCGTATGCCTAGCGATTTGTCTACAAATCGACCTGACAAGCCCGTGAGCACGGTGACGGCCGTCCGGCCGGACTCGACCACCCGGCCGTCCGCCCATGCGAAGCACTCGCACGACGACGCCCCTGACGCCGCGGCCGCGTTCGCCCGGCTCGCCGAACTGGAGGACGGGCCCGAGCGGGACGCCGTGCGCGACGAACTGGTGACGGTGTGGCTGCCCATGGCGCACCGGATCGCCGGTCGTTTCCGCGACCGGGGCGAGTCGGTCGAGGACCTGCGCCAGGTCGCGGCCATGGGGCTGGTGAAGGCGGTCGACCGGTACGACCCCTCCCGCGGGGCGTTCGAGAGTTACGCCGTGCCCACCATCACCGGTGAGGTGAAGCGGCACTTCCGGGACCGGATGTGGGCGCTGAGAGTGCCCCGCCGCGTCCAGGAACTGCGCAACAAGGTGCGGCTGGCCCGTCGGGATCTCACGTTGAATCCCGGGGCCCCGGAGCCGACGGTGGCCGAGATCGCGGCGCACACCGGGCTGACGGAGGACGAGGTCGGTGCGGGGATGGAGGCGATGGAGAGCTTCAGCACGCTGTCCCTGGACGCCGAACTCGCCTCCGCGGACGACAACTACAGCCTCGCGGACACCCTGGGCGACGTCGATTCCTCGTACGAGCTGGTCGTCGACCGGGAAGCGGCCAGGGAAGCACTGCGCCGGCTGCCCGAGCGTGAGCGGGCCATTCTGTACATGCGCTTCTTCGAGGACATGACGCAGACCCGCATCGCCGACGTGCTCGGCATCTCCCAGATGCACGTCTCACGTCTCATCAGCCGCAGTTGCGCGCGTGTCAGGGACGAGGCGATGGGTGGGCAGCAGCCGCGAGCCGGTGGCCACGATGCCGACGGGCGGACCGGCACCGACGGACGCACCAGGGCCGCGTGACGCGGAAGGCCGAGGAGGCCGAGGAGGTCGGAGGAGTGAGCCCGATGCTGATGCCCCATCCCGCGACCCTGCGCAGGCTCGTGGACGAGTACGAGGCGCTGATCGCCCCCGAGGCCGAGGGCGGCGCCGTGGCGAGACAGGACCAGCGGGAGCAGGACCTGGCCTACACGCTCTGCGTGTCGACCGGCACGCGCGATGTGAGACGTGCTCTGGAGAGGGCGCGCCGCCATCTCGCGGCCGCCCGGCAGCCCGTGGTGCCGATGGCTCCGCGGCCTCCCGGTACGGGCGGTACGCAGGTACGTGACGGCGGAGAGGCAGTCACCAGGTGAACCCCGCGGGCCGGTCGCGCAGACGTGTGACCGGCCCGCGGGTGCGCGGCGACGACCCGGACGCGTTTATGGAACGTCAGTGCGACGGCGTATTGTGGCCCCCGGGGTGGCACCGGTGGACCTGATGGGCAGCACGGACAGATCGTTGTCCGTGTCGAGGTCCTGCAGCGGTGGGCCGCCCCGGCCGAGTCGGCCGACGGTCGGCTTCGTGCCCGGAGCCCACGAGACCCGGGCCGGGCGGTGGCGGATTGCCCGGACCCCCCGGCCTCTACCCCCGAAGACTGGTGGGGCGGCATGACGACGACGGCGACCGAGGACGCCCCCTTCGTCCATCCTGCGCTCTTCTACCGCGGTGACCAGGAGTACGTGGCCGGGACGGTGCCCTTCCTCCTGGACGGACTGGCGGCGTCGGAGCCCGTCGCGGTGGCCGCCCCCGTCCCGCGGCTGGAACTGATCGCGGCGGCGCTCGGAACAGCGGCCGAGGCCGTGCACTTCGTCGACATGACCAGGGCCGGCCGGAACCCGGGCCGCATCATCCCGTCCGTCCTGCGGGCCTTCGCCGACGCCCGGCGCGGCGGCCATGTGCGCATCATCGGGGAACCGATCTGGTCCGGCCGCACCGCCACGGAGTATCCGGCCTGCGTCCAGCACGAGGCCCTGATCAACGCGGCGTTCCGCGGGCGGGACGTGACCATCCTCTGTCCGTACGACGCCCGGTCGCTCCCCGACGACGTACTCGCCGATGCCCACGCCACGCACCCTGTGCTCATCACGGCGAGCCGGCAGTCGGTCAGCGGTGCCTACGACCCGGTGAAGGTCCTCGACCGCTACAACGAACCGCTGATGTGTCCGCCCGGGGCGGCGACCGTCCGGTTCGACGCCGAAGCCCTGCCCGTCACCCGGGACTTCGCGCTCCAGGAGGCACGGGAGCGGGGGATGGGAGCCGTCCGCCTGCAGGATCTGGCGCTGATCGTGGCGGAGTTGACCACGAACAGCGTGGTGCACGCCGGCGGCAGGGGAACGCTGCGTCTGTGGGCGGAGAGCGAGCAGATCGTCTGCGAGGTCCAGGACACCGGCCGGCTGACCGACCCCCTCGCGGGCCGCCGCCCGGCACCCCCCGACCAACTCGGTGGCCGAGGCCTTCTCCTCGTCAACCATCTGTCGGATCTGGTGCGCGTGCACGCCGATGAGCACGGCACGACGATCCGCAGCTACGTGGCGCGCGCATGAAGCACGCGGGAAGGCCCTTTCGGCGAAATCGTTGCGAATGCCAGTCCGTCGGCAGGGTATTTGCTGCCCGTGGAGCATCACGGGCGGCGGATGTCCGGCCGCGGCGCTCCACCCGGGCTCACACGAGACGGAATGCACACGGGACGGAAGGAGCGGCGTGGTCACCGACAGAATCTGGTCGTACGCAGGGGACAGCGGGCACACCCAGGGGCAGCGGCTCACGGGGTTCACGGTGGTGGCGTCCGACGGCACGGTCGGGCATGTGGACCGGCAGGCCGACGACTCGGGTCTGCGCCATCTGATCGTCGACACCGGAGTCTGGCTGTTCGGTAGCAGCGTGCTGATACCCGTGGGCGTCGTCACCGCCGTCGACACCGAGACCCAGGAGGTCAGGGTCGCGTGCACGGAGGAGGAGATAAAGGCCGCGCCGCGGTTCAAGACCGATCGCGAGACGCTGGACCCCGAGTACCTCGCCGGTGTCGGCGACTACTACCGGAGTCTGCCTCCACGACAGGCGACCGCGCCCTGACCCGGCACGACGGTCGAGGGATTCGTACCCATGGTCGTGCGCTCAGTGGGAAGACGGATGTCGACGGACTCGTTCCGGGACCCGGCATCGAGCCAGCAGATCTCAGGGGCACGACGGATATGGACCGAATCGACACGACTGCCCTCGCGTCGTCCCACCGCACGTCCGGTGGGACGTCGATGACGGCGGTTCCGATCACGACCGCGGCGATGGCCCGTGCCCACGTCCGCGCCGTGGTGCTGGAACAGTGGAGTTCCCCGCCCCGCAGGGCGACGGAGACCGCTGTCATCGATCTCCTGCTGGTCGTCTCGGAGCTGGCCGCGAACGCCGTCCGGCACGGGGGCGGGCTGGTCGGGGTCGAGGTGACATCCACGCGTGAGGGCGTGCGGCTGGCCGTGCACGACAACAGTGACGTCGTCCCCGCCGCTGCCTTCGGCTCGGGTGACCTTCCCGCGGTGCATCACGGCAACGGCTACGGCTGGCCGCTGATCATCCGGCTGGCGCGCGACATCGCCATCGAAAGGCGTCCCGGAGGCGGCAAGACGATCCGCGTCCTGGTGCCGCTCCAGACCGTGCCGTAGGGGCCGCAGGAGCCGTAGGGCAGCCCAGGGGGCCGCCGGGGAACCTCACCACGGCATGAACACGTGGATGTCCTTGCCCTTCTCGGTCGGCACCACACTCACCTGGTCGCACAGCGTATGGATCAGATGCCATCCCACGCCTCCGTCGTTCCGGCCGGGGCGGAAGGGACGAGGCGCCGGTGGTGTGGTGCTGGTGTCGTGCATCGTCACATGCACACCGTCGAACGTGCGCCGCAGGTGCAGCGTGAACGGGCCCGGCGCGTACTGCACCGCGTTGGCGGCCAGCTCCGTGACGATCAGCAGGATGTCGTCCCAGTGTTCGGGCTCCGCCGGTGGCGAGGCACGCGTGAGCGCAAGGAGGAACCCCTCCGCGGCGAGTCGTGAGCCCGTCACATCGGACGGTTCGCCGGCGAATTCGGTGGTCTGGGTGTAAGTCTCCTCAGAAGGCAGTTTGTCGTCCCAACGCGGCTCGGTCGCCATCACGACTTCCCTCAGCCCATTCCCTGTGGGGCTGTGGCGCTTGCTTTGCTTCCACCGTTGCTGCTTCCCGACGGCAAAGCGCTTAGTCGTCCGGTTCCGGTGACGATGGCAGGGACTCCGGAATGCGGTGGTCTGCGGGGATTCCGCCGTGGTCGGCGAGTACCACGATCGGCCCGGGTCATGGGTGTCTGATCCGGCCGGGCCGGGGCACTCGTCGAGTGGGAGTGGGATCTGACCCCACTCCGTAAACCGCAGAGAGGGGAATCCATGCTCGGCATGGCAGCGGCCGTCCTGTTCCTCGTCGCGTTCCTGATCAACGCCGCGGAGATCTCGACCAACGACGTCTTCACCTCGACCAACGTGATGCTGATAGGGCTGATCGTGCTGGCCCTGCACCTCGCCGGGGTCGGCAGTGGCCTGGCGACCAGGGGCCGCCGAAGGTGACATACGGAGCACGGTCCCGTATCCCTCAGATCCAGGTGTCGAGCCACATCCTCGAATGCCAGTCGGAATACGGGATCGTCGCACCCGTGTAGATCGGGAAGAAGTAGATGAAGTTCCAGACGATGAGCAGTACGAGGACACCCGCGCTCATCGCCCCCACGGCCCGGCGTCTCTCACTCGAACCCGGCGGCCCCAGCATCGCGCCCACCAACATCGCGACGGCCAGGCACAGATACGGCACGAAGGCGACCGCGTAGAAGGAGAAGATCGTACGGTCCTGGTACAGGAACCAGGGCAGATAGCCGGCACCCACGGCACACAGGACGGCGCCCGCACGCCAGTCGCGGCGCAGCGCCCACCGGTAGAGCAGATAGAGGAGCGCGAAGCACGCCGACCACCACAGCACTGGTGTGCCCAGCGCGAGGACCGCCTGGGAGCAGCCGGACGCGGTACGGCAGCCGTCCTGTGCGAAGTCCGTCTCGTACGAGTACGCCACCGGCCGTCCGAGGACCAGCCAGCTCCACGGGTTGGACTCGTAGCGGTGCCAGGAGTCCAGCCCCACGTTGAACTCGTAGACCCCGTGCTCGTAGTGCCACAGGCTGCGCAGCGAGGCGGGGATCCACGACCACGGGCCGCCCCGGCCGTCCGCCCAGTGCCGTCCGTAGCCCTTGTCGGACAGGAACCAGCCGGTCCAGGTCATCAGATACGTGACCAGGGCGACCGGCGCGAGGGACAGCACGGACCAGCCGAGGTCCTTGCGCAGCACCGACAAGTACGGGCGGCGCGCGCCTGAGACGCGGCGGGAGGCGACGTCCCACAGCACGGTCATGACCATGAAGAACGCCAGGACGTAGAGGCCGTTCCACTTGCTCGCGGCCGCCAGTCCCAGCAGTGCGCCGGCCGCGATCCGCCAGGGCCGTACGCCCATCCCCGCGTGCTCGCCGGTGTGTTGATGCGGACCCGCGAAGCCGTCCGCGTCCACCGGCAGGGCTTCCGCGAGACGGGCCCGCGCCCGGTCCCGGTCGACCAGCAGACACCCGAACGCGGCCAGCACGAAGAACATGACCACGAGGTCGAGCAGAGCGATACGGCTCATCACGAAGTGCAGGCCGTCCACCGCCAGCAGCAGCCCGGCCAGACAGCCCAGCGCCGTCGAACGGAACAGCCGACGGCCTATTCGGCACAGCATCAGCACCGACAGCGTGCCGAGCACCGCCGTCATGAAACGCCAGCCGAAGGGGTTCAGGCCGAACATCCACTCGCCGAGGGCGATCACCCACTTGCCCATCGGCGGGTGCGCCACGAAGGTCCCGGTGTCGGACAGCGGGATCACCTGAGGGTCCGCCAGGATCTGCGGGTCGGCGATCTTGCGGTCCGGCCATGTCCCCTCGTAGCCGAGCTTCAGCAACGCCCAGGCGTCCTTGGCGTAGTACGTCTCGTCGAAGGCGACGGACCGCGGCCGGCCCAGGTTCCAGAAGCGGATCGCTCCGGCGAGGACGGCGACGAGGACCGGCCCGACCCAGCCCATCGCCTTCATGACGCGGTAGGTCAGTGCCGGGCTGAGGCCCAGGGCCTCGCCGACGCGTGTGCCGGGCTCCGGGAAGGGCGGGACCAGAAGGTCGCGGGTGTCGGTCCGTGGGCGTCCCGTGTAGCCGAACCGGCGCAGCCGCCTCGCCCAGGGAGGGGAATCCGTCTTCGGGTGGGCGTCGGTATCGGCGCCCACCTGCGCCGCGATGTCACTGGTCACCGGGTCATCGTAGGGAACGGATGTTCAGCTCATGCGTTTTCGGCCACCCTTGTCCGGTCGCGGAACTCCGTGGCCCAGTAGAGGAGGGCCAGGACGGGGAGCGCCGTGCCGAGGAGAGACACCGCCGTCCAGCCGCCGGCGTGGAAGGCGAGCGAGCCGAACTGCGAACCGAGGGCACCGCCGACGAAGAAGAGGGCGATGAAGGCGCTGTTCAGCCGCGCCCGCGCGTTCGCGTCGAGCTGGTAGACGGTGTGCTGACCGAGGATCAGCGTGGTCTGTACGGCCATGTCGAGCAGCACGGCGGCCAGCGCCAGCAGGAGGATGTGCCGCTGGCCGAGCCCGGCGACCGCGAAGGCGACGGCCGCGGCGATCAGCCCGGCTCCGGTCATCGGGCGCACCAGCTTGCGATCGGCCCAACGGCCCGCGAAGGGAGCCACGGCCGCCCCGGCAGCGCCGACCAGGGCGAAGACACCGACCCCGACGGGGGAGTAGTGGAAACGCGGGCCCGTGAGGACGTACGAGACGGTGGTCCAGAACGCGCTGAACGCACCGAACATCGCCGCCTGGTAGAGCCCGCGGCGGAGCAACGCCGGGTGGACGCGCACCAGTCGGACCGTGGAACGCAGCACCTGGGTGTACGGGATCGCCGTCGTGGCGGCCTGCCTGGGCAGGGCGGCGTGCAGGGCCAGTGCGAGCAGTGCCATCAGGACGGCGGAGCCCAGATAGACGACGCGCCAGCCCGTCACGTCGGAGACCAGGCTGCTGAGGGTGCGGGACAGCAGGATGCCGGTGAGCAGACCGCTCATCACCCGGCCCACGATCCGGCCGCGGGTGTGGTCCGGGGCCAGACTCGCGGCGAAGGGCACCAGGATCTGGGCGACGACCGACGTGCCGCCGCTGATCAGGGAGGCGATCAGCAGCATGGGGAAGCTCGTCGCGAGACCGGCGGCGAGGAGGGCGAGCGTGGTGACCGCCAGCAGCACGGTGATCAGGCGGCGCTTCTCCAGCCGGTCGCCGAGCGGGACGAGCAGGAGCATGCCCAGGACGTAGCCGACCTGGGTGAGGGTGATCAGCCCGCCGGCGGCTGTCTCGCCGACATGGAAGACGTCGCGCAGTGAGGACAACAGGGGCTGGGCGTAGTACAGGTTGGCGACCGTCATGCCGGAGGCGGCGGCCAGGAGCACGACCAGCCAT contains:
- a CDS encoding SigB/SigF/SigG family RNA polymerase sigma factor; protein product: MPSDLSTNRPDKPVSTVTAVRPDSTTRPSAHAKHSHDDAPDAAAAFARLAELEDGPERDAVRDELVTVWLPMAHRIAGRFRDRGESVEDLRQVAAMGLVKAVDRYDPSRGAFESYAVPTITGEVKRHFRDRMWALRVPRRVQELRNKVRLARRDLTLNPGAPEPTVAEIAAHTGLTEDEVGAGMEAMESFSTLSLDAELASADDNYSLADTLGDVDSSYELVVDREAAREALRRLPERERAILYMRFFEDMTQTRIADVLGISQMHVSRLISRSCARVRDEAMGGQQPRAGGHDADGRTGTDGRTRAA
- a CDS encoding DUF5133 domain-containing protein, with the translated sequence MLMPHPATLRRLVDEYEALIAPEAEGGAVARQDQREQDLAYTLCVSTGTRDVRRALERARRHLAAARQPVVPMAPRPPGTGGTQVRDGGEAVTR
- a CDS encoding anti-sigma factor RsbA family regulatory protein — encoded protein: MTTTATEDAPFVHPALFYRGDQEYVAGTVPFLLDGLAASEPVAVAAPVPRLELIAAALGTAAEAVHFVDMTRAGRNPGRIIPSVLRAFADARRGGHVRIIGEPIWSGRTATEYPACVQHEALINAAFRGRDVTILCPYDARSLPDDVLADAHATHPVLITASRQSVSGAYDPVKVLDRYNEPLMCPPGAATVRFDAEALPVTRDFALQEARERGMGAVRLQDLALIVAELTTNSVVHAGGRGTLRLWAESEQIVCEVQDTGRLTDPLAGRRPAPPDQLGGRGLLLVNHLSDLVRVHADEHGTTIRSYVARA
- a CDS encoding PRC-barrel domain containing protein: MVTDRIWSYAGDSGHTQGQRLTGFTVVASDGTVGHVDRQADDSGLRHLIVDTGVWLFGSSVLIPVGVVTAVDTETQEVRVACTEEEIKAAPRFKTDRETLDPEYLAGVGDYYRSLPPRQATAP
- a CDS encoding ATP-binding protein; translated protein: MDRIDTTALASSHRTSGGTSMTAVPITTAAMARAHVRAVVLEQWSSPPRRATETAVIDLLLVVSELAANAVRHGGGLVGVEVTSTREGVRLAVHDNSDVVPAAAFGSGDLPAVHHGNGYGWPLIIRLARDIAIERRPGGGKTIRVLVPLQTVP
- a CDS encoding ATP-binding protein, whose translation is MATEPRWDDKLPSEETYTQTTEFAGEPSDVTGSRLAAEGFLLALTRASPPAEPEHWDDILLIVTELAANAVQYAPGPFTLHLRRTFDGVHVTMHDTSTTPPAPRPFRPGRNDGGVGWHLIHTLCDQVSVVPTEKGKDIHVFMPW
- a CDS encoding dolichyl-phosphate-mannose--protein mannosyltransferase, which translates into the protein MTSDIAAQVGADTDAHPKTDSPPWARRLRRFGYTGRPRTDTRDLLVPPFPEPGTRVGEALGLSPALTYRVMKAMGWVGPVLVAVLAGAIRFWNLGRPRSVAFDETYYAKDAWALLKLGYEGTWPDRKIADPQILADPQVIPLSDTGTFVAHPPMGKWVIALGEWMFGLNPFGWRFMTAVLGTLSVLMLCRIGRRLFRSTALGCLAGLLLAVDGLHFVMSRIALLDLVVMFFVLAAFGCLLVDRDRARARLAEALPVDADGFAGPHQHTGEHAGMGVRPWRIAAGALLGLAAASKWNGLYVLAFFMVMTVLWDVASRRVSGARRPYLSVLRKDLGWSVLSLAPVALVTYLMTWTGWFLSDKGYGRHWADGRGGPWSWIPASLRSLWHYEHGVYEFNVGLDSWHRYESNPWSWLVLGRPVAYSYETDFAQDGCRTASGCSQAVLALGTPVLWWSACFALLYLLYRWALRRDWRAGAVLCAVGAGYLPWFLYQDRTIFSFYAVAFVPYLCLAVAMLVGAMLGPPGSSERRRAVGAMSAGVLVLLIVWNFIYFFPIYTGATIPYSDWHSRMWLDTWI
- a CDS encoding MFS transporter; translation: MPGWLVVLLAAASGMTVANLYYAQPLLSSLRDVFHVGETAAGGLITLTQVGYVLGMLLLVPLGDRLEKRRLITVLLAVTTLALLAAGLATSFPMLLIASLISGGTSVVAQILVPFAASLAPDHTRGRIVGRVMSGLLTGILLSRTLSSLVSDVTGWRVVYLGSAVLMALLALALHAALPRQAATTAIPYTQVLRSTVRLVRVHPALLRRGLYQAAMFGAFSAFWTTVSYVLTGPRFHYSPVGVGVFALVGAAGAAVAPFAGRWADRKLVRPMTGAGLIAAAVAFAVAGLGQRHILLLALAAVLLDMAVQTTLILGQHTVYQLDANARARLNSAFIALFFVGGALGSQFGSLAFHAGGWTAVSLLGTALPVLALLYWATEFRDRTRVAENA